In Nocardia asteroides, the following proteins share a genomic window:
- a CDS encoding NERD domain-containing protein — translation MIVVVADETELEGAEQIVAAAIRDWASEAGGVAVFRCHVPESRGGSVEVDALVCTPQGATVLEVKGFTARQDGVLATPPNGPWTVDGAEAALYHAVRVPNPFVQVRRQVFAAKNLLQQSGIFGWVNAVVVLVPQPGSQITLEESRIADGYRAVLVDRDDATALRDYFHAETGRTVRLSVNDVRRVFAALNLTHLLPSRVDLADQGFPARLDPPTGGKTTTPATADAEAAPSRARGATRTGTRVAQTSTPGFLAAIDRLAHRQHAVAPESTGTREAADTTGSLPEGESSGASALSAGSPLMPGREPAQDSTEPPAESNSDTHVEAEMDTAPTQEPTREPGADSLTAADSASISPDAAQDNTDTATSPTGTPAGTGAAATTLGNSATFASAPPVSDSADTTPLSSDVAAVPGNARDAAGNDTAGSTVGASEGTRANPVGPDTRGAAPVDSDGRGHAPDAIDTVVPGSDSNESSRPTPDDSRGNNVEPGDIVAADPTSPRPASSPALGPTTVSGQTDSAATDLARAENAQTPSESGSVGDGGSVTQGSADLPASAYGGARGGDRDLVGDESPPIPQTGGAEAGVVSLTKSPSVGSPEPSANSSAASTSSPGTAASGAAVAASGAAVAASGATGDAVGATGDASGPAGDASGPAGDTSGPAGDASGPTGGTSSDTGDASGPTGDSASAAGDASGAPIGASPPTTYESSDYDDDSDDDWDDDDYADYHPSDAAYAAGATTGAAGIAGAAAWSSRQPAGPAPHHDDAEQFDSAEHWSEWVDRDTTPVRAPSANREQRGSRSPSSLLERWRNTPVRERPERKRRLPRIGPGIGLLLFIALFGAGFFAITAVQASRFEMADYDRMCTDRKPFPNAAEFQRDGARPTYLSGDLAQMVATSGSPAWRPSDTSTVQLIACLRQESLGELVQTCQYPAAPGSPIGRTVNLFRATYEITVYELRTGREAGRAIMIGERYSADPANTDPDRCRAAADAPDVLGRRLGQPSTAQVTGFLAPLVHADR, via the coding sequence GTGATCGTCGTTGTCGCGGACGAGACCGAACTCGAAGGCGCGGAACAGATCGTCGCCGCGGCGATCCGGGACTGGGCGTCGGAGGCGGGCGGCGTCGCCGTGTTCCGCTGTCACGTACCGGAGAGCCGGGGCGGATCGGTCGAGGTCGACGCGCTGGTATGCACTCCGCAGGGCGCCACCGTGCTCGAGGTGAAGGGCTTCACCGCCCGCCAGGACGGCGTCCTCGCCACCCCGCCCAACGGGCCGTGGACGGTCGACGGCGCCGAGGCCGCGCTCTACCACGCCGTGCGGGTGCCGAATCCGTTCGTCCAGGTCCGCAGGCAGGTGTTCGCGGCGAAGAACCTGCTGCAGCAGTCCGGCATCTTCGGGTGGGTGAACGCGGTGGTGGTGCTGGTTCCCCAGCCGGGTTCCCAGATCACCCTGGAGGAATCCCGGATCGCCGACGGCTACCGCGCCGTCCTCGTCGACCGGGACGACGCCACCGCACTGCGCGACTACTTCCACGCCGAGACCGGGCGCACGGTCCGGCTCAGTGTCAACGACGTCCGCCGGGTATTCGCGGCCCTGAACCTCACCCACCTGCTGCCCAGCCGAGTCGACCTGGCCGACCAGGGTTTCCCCGCCCGCCTCGACCCGCCGACCGGCGGCAAGACCACCACGCCGGCCACCGCCGACGCCGAAGCCGCCCCGTCCCGGGCACGCGGCGCCACCCGCACCGGCACACGGGTCGCGCAGACCAGCACTCCCGGATTCCTCGCCGCGATCGACCGTCTGGCCCACCGCCAGCACGCCGTCGCACCGGAATCCACGGGAACCCGCGAGGCCGCGGACACCACCGGTTCCTTACCGGAGGGCGAATCCTCCGGTGCGAGTGCGTTGTCGGCGGGATCCCCGCTGATGCCGGGACGCGAACCCGCGCAGGACAGCACCGAGCCCCCGGCGGAATCGAACTCGGATACACACGTGGAGGCTGAGATGGACACGGCACCCACACAGGAACCCACCCGAGAACCCGGCGCCGACAGCCTCACCGCCGCCGACTCGGCCTCCATCAGTCCTGATGCCGCACAGGACAACACCGACACGGCCACCTCGCCCACCGGGACGCCGGCTGGCACTGGTGCGGCCGCGACAACACTTGGCAACTCAGCCACCTTCGCCTCGGCGCCGCCCGTCTCGGATAGCGCCGACACCACTCCACTCAGCTCCGACGTCGCCGCGGTCCCGGGCAACGCCCGCGATGCTGCCGGCAACGACACTGCCGGCTCGACAGTCGGTGCTTCCGAAGGTACCCGCGCGAACCCGGTGGGCCCCGACACCCGCGGTGCGGCGCCGGTCGACTCGGACGGCCGTGGCCATGCGCCGGATGCCATCGACACCGTTGTGCCGGGGTCCGACTCGAACGAGTCGTCGCGCCCGACACCCGACGACTCCCGCGGAAACAACGTGGAGCCTGGCGATATCGTCGCGGCTGATCCCACATCGCCCCGCCCCGCGAGCTCACCGGCGCTCGGGCCTACCACCGTTTCCGGACAAACGGATTCGGCGGCGACGGACCTGGCCCGTGCCGAGAATGCGCAGACACCGTCGGAATCGGGGTCGGTCGGCGACGGCGGATCTGTCACGCAGGGATCCGCTGATCTTCCCGCATCCGCCTACGGTGGAGCCCGGGGCGGCGACCGCGACCTCGTCGGCGACGAGAGCCCACCCATTCCGCAGACCGGTGGTGCCGAGGCGGGCGTTGTCTCCCTGACCAAGTCACCTTCCGTGGGTTCGCCGGAGCCGTCGGCGAACTCTTCTGCGGCGTCCACTAGCAGCCCTGGGACCGCCGCGAGCGGTGCCGCAGTCGCTGCCAGTGGTGCCGCAGTCGCTGCCAGTGGCGCTACGGGCGACGCGGTAGGTGCTACGGGCGACGCCAGCGGTCCCGCAGGCGACGCGAGCGGTCCCGCGGGCGACACGAGCGGTCCCGCGGGCGACGCCAGCGGTCCCACCGGCGGCACGAGTAGCGACACAGGCGACGCAAGCGGTCCCACCGGCGACTCGGCTAGTGCCGCAGGCGATGCGAGCGGTGCCCCGATCGGCGCCTCGCCGCCCACCACCTACGAATCGTCGGACTACGACGATGATTCGGACGACGACTGGGATGACGACGACTACGCGGACTACCACCCGTCCGATGCCGCGTACGCCGCCGGAGCCACCACCGGGGCCGCGGGCATCGCCGGTGCGGCGGCATGGTCGTCGCGGCAGCCGGCCGGGCCCGCGCCGCACCACGACGACGCGGAACAGTTCGACAGTGCCGAACACTGGTCCGAGTGGGTGGACCGCGACACCACCCCCGTCCGGGCGCCGTCGGCGAACCGGGAACAGCGTGGCTCGCGCAGCCCGTCATCGCTGCTGGAGCGGTGGCGCAATACCCCCGTGCGCGAGCGGCCCGAGCGGAAACGGCGGCTGCCGCGGATCGGGCCCGGTATCGGCCTGCTGCTGTTCATCGCGCTGTTCGGCGCGGGATTCTTCGCCATCACCGCGGTGCAGGCGAGCCGGTTCGAGATGGCCGACTACGACCGGATGTGCACCGACCGCAAGCCTTTCCCGAACGCCGCGGAATTCCAGCGTGACGGCGCGCGGCCGACGTATCTCTCGGGTGATCTCGCACAGATGGTCGCCACCAGCGGTTCGCCGGCCTGGAGGCCGAGCGACACCTCGACGGTGCAGCTCATCGCCTGTCTGCGGCAGGAGAGCCTGGGCGAGCTGGTCCAGACCTGTCAGTACCCGGCCGCGCCCGGCTCCCCCATCGGCCGCACCGTCAACCTGTTCCGGGCGACCTACGAGATCACCGTGTACGAGCTGCGTACCGGACGGGAAGCGGGCCGGGCCATCATGATCGGCGAACGCTATTCGGCCGATCCGGCGAACACCGACCCCGACCGGTGCCGCGCCGCCGCGGACGCCCCGGACGTGCTCGGCCGCCGCCTGGGTCAGCCGTCGACCGCGCAGGTCACCGGGTTCCTCGCCCCGCTGGTGCACGCCGATCGCTGA
- a CDS encoding YciI family protein encodes MTNKYLVMVMRTPRFDPSVVEPHREFLRELLAKGQLQESGRFTDGSGGAYVILADSLEAATAIAHADPVHTSGVSELTIYEWEIAVSA; translated from the coding sequence GTGACGAACAAGTACCTCGTGATGGTCATGCGCACACCGCGTTTCGACCCGTCCGTGGTGGAGCCGCACCGCGAGTTCCTGCGGGAGCTGCTCGCGAAGGGTCAGCTGCAGGAGAGCGGCCGCTTCACCGACGGCAGCGGTGGCGCCTACGTGATCCTGGCCGACAGCCTCGAGGCCGCGACGGCCATCGCGCACGCCGACCCGGTCCACACGAGCGGCGTCTCGGAGCTGACGATCTACGAATGGGAGATCGCCGTCTCGGCGTGA
- the nusB gene encoding transcription antitermination factor NusB — translation MTDSPADKKGSFKKLGARHKARRRAVDLLFEAEARDVDVSDLLAERAELATSDQSVAPVHAYTSVLVEGVADDLDRVDGTIEGYLQDWTLSRLPAVDRAILRIAVWELFHATDVPPVVAVDEAVELAKELSTDDSPSFVNGVLGQVVQVAPQVRAAAAATRAARPAPEDRS, via the coding sequence GTGACGGACTCTCCGGCCGACAAGAAGGGCTCGTTCAAGAAGCTGGGCGCGCGCCACAAGGCGCGCCGCCGGGCGGTGGACCTGCTGTTCGAAGCCGAGGCGCGCGATGTCGACGTCTCGGACCTGCTCGCCGAACGCGCCGAACTGGCCACCAGTGACCAGAGCGTGGCGCCCGTGCACGCCTACACCTCGGTACTGGTGGAAGGCGTCGCCGACGACCTCGACCGGGTCGACGGCACCATCGAGGGCTACCTGCAGGACTGGACCCTGTCCCGGCTGCCCGCCGTGGACCGGGCGATCCTGCGGATCGCGGTGTGGGAGCTGTTCCACGCCACCGACGTACCGCCGGTGGTCGCGGTGGACGAGGCCGTCGAACTGGCCAAGGAACTGTCCACCGACGACTCCCCGTCGTTCGTGAACGGGGTGCTCGGCCAGGTCGTGCAGGTGGCGCCGCAGGTGCGTGCCGCGGCCGCGGCCACCCGCGCCGCACGTCCCGCGCCGGAGGACCGGTCGTGA
- the efp gene encoding elongation factor P: protein MADTSDFKNGLVLKIDGQLQQIVEFQHVKPGKGPAFVRTKLKNVVSGKVVDKTFNAGVKVETATVDRRDMTYLYHDGTDYIFMDGDTYDQISIPEATIGQGARFLLENMGVQVAVHEDAPLFVELPVTIELLVQHTDIGLQGDRSTGGTKPATLETGAEVQVPLFINTGDKLKIDSRDGSYLGRVNA from the coding sequence GTGGCGGACACCAGCGACTTCAAGAACGGCCTTGTGCTGAAGATCGACGGTCAGCTCCAGCAGATCGTCGAATTCCAGCACGTGAAGCCGGGTAAGGGCCCCGCCTTCGTGCGGACCAAGCTGAAGAACGTCGTGTCCGGCAAGGTCGTCGACAAGACCTTCAACGCGGGCGTCAAGGTCGAGACCGCGACCGTCGACCGTCGCGACATGACCTACCTGTACCACGACGGCACCGACTACATCTTCATGGACGGCGACACCTACGACCAGATCTCCATCCCGGAGGCCACCATCGGTCAGGGCGCGCGCTTCCTGCTGGAGAACATGGGCGTGCAGGTCGCGGTGCACGAGGACGCGCCGCTGTTCGTCGAGCTCCCCGTCACGATCGAGCTCCTCGTCCAGCACACCGACATCGGCCTGCAGGGCGACCGCTCGACCGGCGGCACCAAGCCCGCCACCCTGGAAACCGGCGCCGAGGTGCAGGTCCCGCTGTTCATCAACACCGGTGACAAGCTGAAGATCGACTCGCGCGACGGCAGCTACCTCGGCCGCGTCAACGCCTGA